Within Bacillota bacterium, the genomic segment AGATGCAGTCTGACGATGACGTCCTTGTGGGTCATGCTCCTGCCGGCATCCAGGATGGTGCCCGGGATCGGCACCACCAGGTTGTGTTCTTTCTGGACGCTGCGGATCAGCTCCGAGATGCGTGCGGCGCTAATCTGGAAGATCCATTGCAGTTCCATCAGGGTCAGGAGGCCGTTCTGGCGGTAGGCCTCGAAGCAGACTCGCACGATACGCCTCTTAAGTTGCTCCAGGAACTCCGGCACGGTATCCGGCTGCTGCTCAAGCTCCTCGGGCTTCCAGAGGGTGATGATCACCGGCGCCAGCTGCCTGAAGCGGGTGCTGACGTCTTCCGAGAGTCTGGCGCCGACATGGGTCACGATGAGCGGCATCTCGTAAGGCTTTAATTCTCTGGTGCGCGGGCAGCAGATGTTGCGCAGGGCGATCACCTCTTCCACCAGCTGGCGGGCCACCACCCGGCCGAGCCCGGCCTCCGCCGCCACGAATTCGGCCAACTCCTTCAGCACCCGCCCTGGTGCCAGCAAATCCGGCGCCTGCAGGCGGTCGGTCGGCAGGCGCGGATCGATCTGAGCGATCATGCGGTCCCAGGAAACCGCATCGGTCTTGCTGTAAGGCATGGTGGCCC encodes:
- a CDS encoding DUF1670 domain-containing protein — its product is MARNLVLKSCLQNYRLGFPGSGQADLVRIIDPWSLVQRKGPSRYIDQLCRATMPYSKTDAVSWDRMIAQIDPRLPTDRLQAPDLLAPGRVLKELAEFVAAEAGLGRVVARQLVEEVIALRNICCPRTRELKPYEMPLIVTHVGARLSEDVSTRFRQLAPVIITLWKPEELEQQPDTVPEFLEQLKRRIVRVCFEAYRQNGLLTLMELQWIFQISAARISELIRSVQKEHNLVVPIPGTILDAGRSMTHKDVIVRLHLEGYTVREIARMTHHSPRAVDNYVGTFEGVLILHLFGVAPELMARILKRGISLINEHLKL